A DNA window from Arachis hypogaea cultivar Tifrunner chromosome 18, arahy.Tifrunner.gnm2.J5K5, whole genome shotgun sequence contains the following coding sequences:
- the LOC112772432 gene encoding uncharacterized protein isoform X1, producing MSGVSLATAPTVVSEQKVATTEGTSTNQKTPAKPSGGIMGSLRMIELQLVAFILVFSASGLVPILDLIFPAFATLYILALSQFAFPSHESSSSPSFQQEIFKGSKLFRMYVIVGTAVGLFLPLAYVLGGFARGDEHAVRSATPHLFLLSCQILTENVISGLSLFSPPVRALVPMIYTVRRIFVDVDWIHDVWLNKTLSATASLQDIVWYWFGKGLAVANLGYFSMNLFFFLIPRFLPRAFEKYLQQKGEMYAKSAEEKRSSPINKPQSSEKKTE from the exons atgtcagGTGTGTCTCTAGCTACCGCTCCTACAGTAGTGTCAGAACAAAAAGTGGCTACAACAGAAGGAACAAGCACAAACCAGAAAACTCCTGCAAAACCTTCTGGGGGCATAATGGGGTCACTGAGAATGATAGAACTTCAGCTTGTTGCATTCATATTAGTTTTCTCAGCAAGTGGACTTGTTCCAATTCTTGATCTTATCTTCCCTGCATTTGCAACTCTATACATATTAGCACTCTCACAATTTGCATTCCCATCACATGAAtcttcatcatcaccatcatttcAGCAAGAGATCTTTAAGGGTAGCAAGTTGTTTAGGATGTATGTGATTGTTGGAACAGCAGTGGGTTTGTTCTTGccattggcttatgttcttggtggaTTTGCAAGAGGGGATGAGCATGCTGTGAGGTCAGCAACACCACATTTGTTCTTGTTGTCATGTCAGATTCTCACTGAGAATGTTATTAGTGGATTGTCTTTGTTTTCACCTCCGGTGAGGGCGCTGGTGCCCATGATTTACACTGTCAGGAGGATCTTTGTTGATGTTGATTGGATTCATGATGTTTGGCTTAACAAGACTTTGTCTGCAACTGCAAGCCTTCAG GACATAGTATGGTATTGGTTTGGGAAGGGTCTTGCAGTGGCAAACTTGGGATATTTCTCCATGAATCTGTTTTTTTTCTTGATACCAAGGTTCCTTCCCAGAGCTTTTGAGAAGTATTTGCAACAGAAGGGAGAGATGTATGCCAAGTCAGCAGAGGAAAAGAGGTCTTCACCAATCAACAAACCCCAATCTTCAGAGAAGAAGACAGAATAA
- the LOC112772432 gene encoding uncharacterized protein isoform X2 — protein sequence MSGVSLATAPTVVSEQKVATTEGTSTNQKTPAKPSGGIMGSLRMIELQLVAFILVFSASGLVPILDLIFPAFATLYILALSQFAFPSHESSSSPSFQQEIFKGSKLFRMYVIVGTAVGLFLPLAYVLGGFARGDEHAVRSATPHLFLLSCQILTENVISGLSLFSPPVRALVPMIYTVRRIFVDVDWIHDVWLNKTLSATASLQVPSQSF from the exons atgtcagGTGTGTCTCTAGCTACCGCTCCTACAGTAGTGTCAGAACAAAAAGTGGCTACAACAGAAGGAACAAGCACAAACCAGAAAACTCCTGCAAAACCTTCTGGGGGCATAATGGGGTCACTGAGAATGATAGAACTTCAGCTTGTTGCATTCATATTAGTTTTCTCAGCAAGTGGACTTGTTCCAATTCTTGATCTTATCTTCCCTGCATTTGCAACTCTATACATATTAGCACTCTCACAATTTGCATTCCCATCACATGAAtcttcatcatcaccatcatttcAGCAAGAGATCTTTAAGGGTAGCAAGTTGTTTAGGATGTATGTGATTGTTGGAACAGCAGTGGGTTTGTTCTTGccattggcttatgttcttggtggaTTTGCAAGAGGGGATGAGCATGCTGTGAGGTCAGCAACACCACATTTGTTCTTGTTGTCATGTCAGATTCTCACTGAGAATGTTATTAGTGGATTGTCTTTGTTTTCACCTCCGGTGAGGGCGCTGGTGCCCATGATTTACACTGTCAGGAGGATCTTTGTTGATGTTGATTGGATTCATGATGTTTGGCTTAACAAGACTTTGTCTGCAACTGCAAGCCTTCAG GTTCCTTCCCAGAGCTTTTGA
- the LOC112771227 gene encoding beta-galactosidase 10 has protein sequence MKLCFFLCLLCSFAFLALGSNVSYDGRSLIIDGQRKLLLSASIHYPRSVPAMWPSLVQTAKEGGIDVIETYVFWNGHELSPGNYYFGGRFDLVKFVKIVQQAGMHLILRIGPFVAAEWNYGGVPVWLHYIPGTVFRTYNQPFMSHMQNFTTYIVNLMKQEKLFASQGGPIILSQIENEYGYYENFYKEDGKKYAMWAAKMAVAQNTGVPWIMCQQWDAPDPVIDTCNSFYCDQFKPTSPNRPKIWTENWPGWFKTFGGRNPHRPAEDVAYAVARFFQKGGSVQNYYMYHGGTNFGRTAGGPFITTSYDYDAPIDEYGLPRFPKWGHLKELHRAIKLCEPVLLNGKSVNITLGPSVEADVYTDESGACAAFIANIDDKNDRTVEFRNMSYHLPAWSVSILPDCKNVVFNTAKVSTQTHVVSMIDENLQQSDKGAVTFKWDVLKENAGIWGEADFVKTGFVDLINTTKDTTDYLWHTTSIYVGENEEFLKNGSKPVLLINSTGHALHAFVNQEYQGTGTGNGTHSPFFFKNPIPLRPGKNEIALLCLTVGLPTAGPFYDFVGAGLISVKIKGFNNGTVDLSSSAWSYKIGVQGEQLKLYQGDGSSSLKWTTTSKPPKGQALTWYKAVVDAPSGDEPIGLDMLHMGKGLAWLNGEEIGRYWARNSEFEEKDCVQECDYRGKFLPDKCDTDCGKPTQKWYHVPRSWFKPSGNTLVIFEEKGGDPTKIKFLRRKVTGACADVAEDYPSIGLDSQGEDKINKNTPFARLTCPGNTIISSVKFASFGTPTGKCGSYLLGSCHDPNSSTVVEKACLNKNDCVVKLAEENFKNNLCPGSSRKLAVEAICS, from the exons ATGTGGCCAAGTCTTGTTCAAACAGCTAAGGAAGGAGGCATAGATGTCATAGAAACCTATGTTTTCTGGAACGGTCATGAGCTTTCTCCAGGAAAT TATTACTTTGGAGGACGATTCGATCTAGTCAAGTTTGTGAAGATTGTCCAGCAGGCTGGAATGCACTTGATTCTTCGGATAGGCCCGTTTGTTGCAGCGGAATGGAATTACGG TGGTGTACCGGTATGGTTGCATTATATTCCAGGCACGGTGTTCCGGACATACAATCAGCCTTTTATG TCTCATATGCAGAACTTTACAACATACATAGTAAATCTTATGAAACAAGAGAAGCTTTTTGCGTCGCAAGGGGGTCCTATCATCTTGTCCCAG ATAGAAAATGAGTACGGATActatgaaaatttttataaggaggACGGTAAGAAGTATGCAATGTGGGCTGCAAAGATGGCTGTTGCTCAGAATACCGGTGTCCCGTGGATAATGTGCCAGCAATGGGATGCTCCAGATCCTGTG ATAGATACCTGTAACTCATTCTATTGTGACCAATTTAAACCTACTTCTCCAAATAGGCCAAAAATTTGGACCGAGAACTGGCCTGGATG GTTCAAAACTTTTGGTGGAAGAAATCCTCACCGGCCAGCTGAAGATGTGGCATATGCAGTTGCTCGTTTCTTCCAGAAAGGTGGAAGTGTGCAAAACTACTACATG TATCATGGAGGAACAAATTTCGGGCGTACAGCCGGTGGTCCATTCATTACTACAAGTTATGACTACGATGCCCCGATAGATGAGTATG GGTTACCTAGATTCCCGAAATGGGGACATCTTAAGGAGCTTCACAGAGCTATCAAGTTATGTGAGCCTGTATTGCTTAATGGCAAATCAGTTAATATCACCCTTGGTCCTTCTGTGGAG GCCGATGTCTATACCGATGAATCAGGAGCATGTGCTGCCTTTATTGCAAACATTGACGACAAAAATGATAGGACGGTGGAGTTTCGCAATATGTCATATCACCTGCCGGCGTGGTCGGTTAGCATCCTTCCTGATTGCAAGAATGTAGTCTTTAACACGGCAAAG GTTTCTACTCAGACACACGTAGTTTCGATGATTGATGAGAATTTGCAGCAATCAGATAAAGGTGCAGTGACTTTCAAATGGGATGTATTGAAGGAGAATGCAGGAATCTGGGGGGAGGCAGACTTCGTTAAAACCGGTTTTGTTGACCTTATAAATACCACCAAAGATACCACTGATTATCTGTGGCACACAACAAG TATATATGTTGGTGAAAATGAAGAGTTCCTAAAGAATGGAAGCAAACCAGTTCTTCTAATAAATTCCACTGGTCATGCTCTCCATGCATTTGTGAATCAGGAGTACCAAG GTACCGGAACTGGAAATGGTACACATTCGCCATTCTTTTTCAAGAATCCTATTCCTCTGAGGCCAGGGAAGAATGAGATTGCTTTATTATGCTTGACCGTTGGCTTACCG ACTGCTGGACCATTTTACGACTTCGTCGGAGCAGGACTGATAAGTGTAAAGATTAAGGGATTCAACAATGGGACAGTAGACTTGTCTTCTAGTGCCTGGAGTTACAAG ATCGGAGTACAAGGAGAACAACTGAAGTTATACCAGGGAGATGGGTCGAGTAGTTTGAAGTGGACAACCACATCCAAACCACCTAAAGGGCAGGCATTAACATGGTACAAG GCCGTCGTGGATGCTCCGTCCGGGGATGAACCAATTGGATTGGATATGTTGCATATGGGAAAGGGTCTAGCTTGGTTAAATGGAGAAGAAATTGGAAGATATTGGGCTCGGAATAGCGAGTTCGAGGAAAAAGACTGTGTACAAGAATGTGACTACAGAGGCAAATTCCTCCCTGACAAATGTGACACTGATTGTGGAAAGCCTACACAGAAATG GTATCATGTTCCAAGGTCTTGGTTCAAGCCATCCGGGaacactcttgttattttcgaGGAGAAAGGCGGAGATCCAACAAAGATTAAGTTCCTTAGGCGTAAAGTAACCGGAGCATGTGCCGATGTTGCCGAGGATTACCCTTCTATTGGACTTGATTCTCAGGGTGAAGATAAAATCAACAAGAACACTCCTTTTGCCCGTTTAACATGCCCCGGAAACACAATTATATCCTCAGTGAAATTTGCTAGCTTTGGAACCCCTACTGGAAAATGTGGATCTTACCTTTTGGGAAGTTGCCATGATCCCAATAGTAGCACAGTTGTTGAAAAG GCATGTCTAAACAAAAACGATTGCGTCGTAAAATTAGCCGAAGAGAATTTCAAGAACAATCTGTGTCCTGgttcatcaaggaaacttgcagTGGAAGCTATTTGCAGCTGA